AGATCAGGACGAAGAAAACTAAAAAGAATCTTGTGTTTTTGGGCGTTGTCGTTGTGTGCGGAATAGTGCTCAGGGTAGGGATTCATTAGGTATTGAAGCTGCACTGTCGGGCCAGCCGACAGTGGCACACGAGAGCTTGATTTCGAATTGGGAACGTAATTCAAGTAGTCGATTTTTCTACCGCGGAATTCACGAGTGAATTCTCGGGCATCGTTCTTGTGAGCGGGTCGGCGCTAGCCGCCGGTTTTGAGTTGGAGCGTTGGTTCAAAACCGGTGGCTAGCGCCATTCCGCTCAGGGTAGGAGGGTGCAATCTTCTTTGCCTGAGGAAATTTACTTCGCTTTTTGAAACTGCCATTCGTCCTCGGGGGCGAGGAGTTGGCGGCAGGGTTTGCCCTGGAGCCATTGGCGGGCGTCCTGATTTTGTTTCAGGTAGGTGTCCCAGAAGGCGGTGGTGACGGCGAGAATGATCGGATGGTGCTGAGGATTGCGGGGAGGCATTCCCAGGCGCTGTCTGCCGTCGGAAAATGCGGAGTGTTGTGCGTCGAACAGAACGAGTTCGTATTTATCGATGGTGTCCGGTAGCCCCTGATAAACTTTGCGACGGTCTTCCACCGAGGTGTCGTTGATGGGAGACGTGTCTTTGGTGCCGGTCAACAGTAGCCAGGGAAGGGAGACCTGACCGAACGACTGTTCGGGATTGGCCCTGCCTTGCACGCTGGGGCTGAACATGATGGCGGCTTTGATGCGAGGATCGGTGTATCGCTTGCCGATGAGTCGCCATGACTGGCCGCTGACTCCCTGTGTCGTGACGGCACCGAAGGAGTGCCCCGACATGCCGATGCGTTTCAGATCAAACCGTTGATGGAAACGAGGTTTCGTGTCGGCATTCCATTCAGTGAGCTGATCCAGAACGGCTGGCACATCCTGATAACGGTCGAGACT
This genomic interval from Gimesia alba contains the following:
- a CDS encoding alpha/beta hydrolase family protein, which gives rise to MKTLPLCLVLSVSVLISGISSAQADKYNPLEKQKSRLPEPIDITIQDSSRQRDIPLRIYLPAQKQPAPVVLFSHGLGGARTGSQYLGKHWASHGYAVVYLQHHGSDETIWKDVALGKRLKALKGAASLQNSLDRYQDVPAVLDQLTEWNADTKPRFHQRFDLKRIGMSGHSFGAVTTQGVSGQSWRLIGKRYTDPRIKAAIMFSPSVQGRANPEQSFGQVSLPWLLLTGTKDTSPINDTSVEDRRKVYQGLPDTIDKYELVLFDAQHSAFSDGRQRLGMPPRNPQHHPIILAVTTAFWDTYLKQNQDARQWLQGKPCRQLLAPEDEWQFQKAK